The Pectobacterium sp. A5351 genome contains the following window.
CTCCAAATCGACATCGTTTACAGCGTGGACTACCAGGGTATCTAATCCTGTTTGCTCCCCACGCTTTCGCACCTGAGCGTCAGTCTTTGTCCAGGGGGCCGCCTTCGCCACCGGTATTCCTCCAGATCTCTACGCATTTCACCGCTACACCTGGAATTCTACCCCCCTCTACAAGACTCTAGCTTGCCAGTTTCAAATGCAGTTCCCAAGTTAAGCTCGGGGATTTCACATCTGACTTAACAAACCGCCTGCGTGCGCTTTACGCCCAGTCATTCCGATTAACGCTTGCACCCTCCGTATTACCGCGGCTGCTGGCACGGAGTTAGCCGGTGCTTCTTCTGCGGGTAACGTCAATCGATGAGGTTATTAACCTCACCGCCTTCCTCCCCGCTGAAAGTGCTTTACAACCCGAAGGCCTTCTTCACACACGCGGCATGGCTGCATCAGGCTTGCGCCCATTGTGCAATATTCCCCACTGCTGCCTCCCGTAGGAGTCTGGACCGTGTCTCAGTTCCAGTGTGGCTGGTCATCCTCTCAGACCAGCTAGGGATCGTCGCCTAGGTGAGCCATTACCTCACCTACCAGCTAATCCCATCTGGGCACATCTGATGGCGCGAGGCCCGAAGGTCCCCCGCTTTGGTCCGAAGACGTTATGCGGTATTAGCTACCGTTTCCAGTAGTTATCCCCCTCCATCAGGCAGTTTCCCAGACATTACTCACCCGTCCGCCGCTCGTCACCCAAGGAGCAAGCTCCTCTGTGCTACCGCCCGACTTGCATGTGTTAGGCCTGCCGCCAGCGTTCAATCTGAGCCATGATCAAACTCTTCAATTTAAGATTTGTTTGATTTGCTGAACTCGTCAGCGATGCTCAAAGAATTAAAACTGTTTATTCGTAATGAATTTACTGTTGTTCACTCTTCAAGACTTTTTATATCGTTGAGATACGGTATTGTGAGTGCCCACACAGATTGTCTGATTAAATTGTTAAAGAGCAGTGCGTTGCGGCCTTAACCACTTCGCGAGGTGGCGTATATTACGCTTATCACCTGCAGAGTCAACGTTTATTTTAAAGCGTTTTCTCTTTCTTTACCTACCCGGTTGTGAGTCACAGCGCCGTGTCGATGGAGGCGCATTATAGGGATCCGTTTTCGTTACACAACAACTTTCTTGATCTTTTTTTCCGTTCGCCTGTTTTTCAACCCTTTCGATGAGATCTTACTCGATCCACACCACTTTTCAGTTGCCGATGTCTCATATCTGTCGATATTTTGTCTGTAATACGAATAATCAGTATGTGGCAAATAACTACGAGGTTGTCGATGAGTGCAAAAACATTCCGTCGTTATAACGGTATTTCTCCCATTTTAGGCGAAAGAGTTATGGTCGATCATTCCAGCGTGGTGATTGGCAAAGTAACACTAGGCGATGATGTCGGTGTCTGGCCCCTTGTCGCCATACGCGGTGACGTTAACTACATTGCTATTGGTGCAAGGAGTAATGTTCAGGACGGTTCTGTACTTCATGTCACCCACTGCTCAGAGAAAAAACCAGAAGGTAATCCACTTATTATTGGTGAAGACGTCACAGTGGGCCATAAAGCGATGCTGCACGGTTGCCAAATAGGAAATCGGGTTTTGGTCGGAATGGGATCAATACTCTTGGATGGAGCGATTGTTGAAGATGATGTCATGATTGGCGCAGGCAGCTTGGTCCCTCCAGGAAAACGGCTAGAGAAGGGACATCTATATCTCGGCAGCCCAGTCAAAAAAATTCGGCCACTCACACAAGAAGAAATAGAAGGGTTGATTTACTCGGCAGACAACTATGTTCGTTGGAAAGATGAATATCTTGCTCAGGACAATGAGTAATAACCTTCATCATCCCATTCTTCAGCAACGATCATTTTTTCTAGTTCATCCTCAAGATCCCATCGATACTCCCTGAACAGTGCCAGCCACCGTTCAGGGCTATCACCGCCATAACGTTGCTGGAGCAGCTCTGCGCTGACTAAACATTCCTGCTGAAAGCCATTCACTAAAACGGGAAAGCGGATCGCCATTACCTCATCATCCCAACTTTCACGATCTGGGAACTGGAACGCCTGATTCACTTCGCAAGCTCCTGCTTTAGTATACCGATCACGGGTTCCACATCAGGCATAACGCCATGCCAAAGCTTAAACGCATGGGCCGCTTGCCCCACCAACATTCCCAAGCCATCTGCATAACGGATAGCACCATGCTGTACGCACCATGACAAAAAGGGGGTCAGTTGCGGCAGATAGAACATGTCATAACAACCTGTATCCGGCGAAATGAGTTCTGGCGGTAAATTAGGAATACTGTCGTACATCCCAGAAGATGTCGCATTAATGATCAGATCGAATGACTGACCCTGTAAATCGTCGAGAGCAACAGCTTGAATATCTCCAATGCCACTGAAGATCTTAACTAATTCATCAGCCTTGGAAAACGTCCTATTCGTCAGCACAACCGTACAGCCATAAGCCAGTAAGGGTTGGATAACCCCTCGCGCTGCACCACCAGCACCAACCAGCAACACACGATCCAACGGCTTTACCAGCGCCAATCGTTGCAGATCGCTAAGTAAACCAATGCCATCCGTATTATGACCAAACAGGCGACCGTCACTCAGCCTCTTCAATGTATTGACCGCCCCAGCAAGCGCCGCGCATTCGCTACGTTCATCGGCTTCAGCAAAGGCACGCTCTTTAAAGGGCGCAGTCACATTCGCCCCACCAGCACCATCACGAAAATACTGGCGCAGCATCTGCTCAAAATTATCCAGAGGCGCTAACACGCGCTGGTACGTCAACGTTATCCCCGTCTGTGCAGCAAATAGCTCATGTATGCGAGGTGATTTACTATGTGCAATCGGATTGCCAAAAACCGCAAAAGACGTTACTTCAGACACGTTCCTCTCCAACTTGTCGTTACCCCTGACGAATAAGCTCGCCTGTTAATACATCCCTGATTTCCGATGGGTTCATTCTTCCCCCGACATCCCCAACTAGCACAGGAAAATCATCACCAAACTGCTGAGAGACTTCCTGAGCAGTACGGCAGGGAGGTTGACCACTTAAATTGGCGCTAGTCGACACCAGCGGTTTACCGTAACGCTGACACAGTTCTTTGACTAACGGATGGTCGCTAATGCGCACCGCAAGCGAAGAAAATTGCCCCGTTAACCATTGCGGAGTCGTGCGTTTTGCAGGCAATACCCAAGTAACCGGACCAGGCCATGTAGAAAACATCATAGCCTTCTGCTCATCGGACAACGCGCTGTCATCAATATAAGGAGCAAGTTGGCTAAAATCTGCCGCAATCAGGATCAATCCTTTTTGCCAGGGGCGCTGTTTTAACGCTAGCAGGCGATTAACCGCCACCTCACTATCAGGATCGCAGCCCAACCCAAACACCGCTTCAGTCGGGTACGCAATAACCTGCTGGTTATGTAATTCCCGTAAAACGGGAATCATTAGTTCATCAGAGACATCACTCATTCTTATCAACTTCTGCCGCTACCGGCTTTCCACATAATTTACTGGCACAAAATAGCTTGGTACCTTGCGCCGTTTTTTTTTCAAACAATAAGGCGTAATGGCAAGAAGGACATTCACCCGCGATCGGCTTATGGTTTAACGTAAACTGACAATCGGGATAGCGATCGCAAGAATGAAACACCTTACCGTAGCGAGACTTACGCTGTAACAGCGTGCCTTCATTACACTGTGGGCATCGAATCGCCGTTTCATCAGGGCGATCGATAGTCTCGGTATGATGGCATTCAGGGTAATTGCCACAGCCGATGAACATCCCATAACGGCCTTGCCTTAATACCAATGTCGACTGACAAAGTGGGCATTGCTGCCCATCCAACACTTTGACGATATGTCCATCAGCCTGCGCTTTCAGTGGGCGAATGAATTCGCATTCTGGATACGCAGAACAGCCGAGAAACGGGCCGTGCCGACCAGAACGGATAACCAGCACAGACCCACAGTCTGGACATATTTCCTGTTTTTTTTCAGCAAACAGTATGGGCTTAGCCATTTGAAATGTTATCCCTCTGGCTATTGCACATAACCGTCATTGACCTCAAAGAGTAATTCTTCCATTTGCTGATAGGCATTCTCACAGCCAGGCACATTGAAAAGCACCATGAGGATGACCCACTTCAGATCTTCCAGATCGAACTCCTGCGTTTCCAACGCCATGACGCGTTCGATGACCATCTCCCGCGTTTCAAGATTCAGAACCTGAATTTGCTCAAGGAACAATAAAAAGCCACGACATTCCGCATCAAGACGCATCTCCTCATCCTGCGTATAGATCCGCATAGCCAGAGGATCGTTCGCCAAATAAAGCGGAGCAGTCTGCCCTTCCTGAATATCGGCCAATTTTTCCAGCCAACTCAACGCGCTATAGATATCGTTACGATCGAATCCAGCGCGGGTGAGGTCATCAGTTAACGTATCCTGATCGACACGCATTTCAGTTTCATTGTGGATGTAGCTCTCAAACAAGTACATGAGTACGTCGAACATGGCCTGCCCTCCTTAATCGGACATAGCCGCCGGGTACTGCTGCGATCCATCCTGCTAACTCCAGCTCTAATAGCTTGGTGACTATCTCTGGCACAGGTTGGCCGGCACGTTCAGCGACAACGTCAACAGGTGTAACCTCATCTCCTACGTTAGCCAACACGTCGGCAAATGGCAATTCGCCATCCTCTTCTTCGTTAGAAATAGTTTGCCCGCTTTCCATTGACAGCCACTGTAGCTCACTCACCAATTGCTCAAGAATATCCTTCGGATGTGTAACCAGGTTGGCTCCTTGCTGGATCAACCAGTGCGTTCCCTCAGTCATAGGGTTACCGATTGGCCCTGGCAGAGCGAAAACCTCACGCCCTTGTTCTAAAGCATAACGTGCCGTGACCAGCGACCCGCTGCGGATAGACGCTTCAATAACCAGAACCCCCAACCCTAACCCGCTAATGATACGATTTCTTCTGGGAAAGTTGGTTGGGAAAGGCGGCATCGCGAGGGGAAATTCGGAGACCAATGCACCGCCAGCACCACAAATACGTTCGGCAAGCTTAACGTGCCGCTTGGGATAAATATTCTCCAGTCCGCTTCCTAACACGGCAATGGTTCTCCCCCCTGCATCCAAAGCAGCACGATGAGCAATACCATCAATACCAATGGCTAACCCACTTGTCACAGTAAGGTCATTTGCGGCAAGTTCTTGAGCAAAAAATCCTCCCCAGCGTTCGCCGTAAGCACTGCTGTCTCGGCTACCAATAATCGATATCTGTGGCGATGCCAATAACTCAGGAGAGCCAGACACAAAAAGCAACAGTGGAAAATCACGAATGTTGTTCAACAGAAAAGGATACAGGGCGTCTTCGCACGTCACGATATGATGATTGGGATAAGACAACCAATTAAGTGTTTCTTCCAAGCTCTTACGATCATAGGAACAGAATTGTGCGATTTGCTCATCAGACAGGCCTAACGTGCGCAGGCTCTCATGATCGAACGTTTTTAAATTAATAAGTTTTCTGACAATAACCCGAGCGCGCAAGGTGCCCAGGTGCCTTACCCCCGCCATACGTAGCCAAATTTCCGTTGATAGCATCAGCGTCCCTTATTCCGCTATGTTCAGATAAGTGGTGCAATTCAGTGCTGATGCTGTCAATCGGGGCAGGAAATGTCTAGAATGAGCGCTAAGACTCTCTCACTATTCAGATACAGATCTAAATATATATGGCAGTTTTGCAGGTATTACATTTCCCAGACGAGCGGCTCCGCATTACTGCGCAGCCCGTAAAAGAAGTCAATGCAGATATTCAACGTATCGTGGATGATATGTTCGATACCATGTACGAAGAAGAAGGTATTGGGCTTGCCGCAACACAGGTGGATATTCATCAGCGTATTATTGTCATTGACGTCTCTGAAGAACGAAACCAACGGCTGGTGCTGATCAATCCCGAGCTGATTGAAAAGAGCGGCGATACGGGTATCGAAGAGGGTTGCCTGTCGATCCCTGAAACGCGTGCGCTGGTTCCTCGTTCAGAGCATGTAAAAGTGCGTGCATTAGATCGTGAAGGTAAGACGTTCGAGCTCGAAGCAAGCGAACTACTTGCCATTTGCATTCAGCATGAAATGGATCATCTGGTTGGGAAACTGTTTATCGATTACCTTTCCCCGCTTAAACGCCAGCGCATTCGTCAAAAACTGGAAAAACTGGCTAAGCAGAATAGCCGAGCCCGCTAATTTTCATCCTGACAGGAAGCACCGTGTCTGATTCTTTACGCATAATCTTTGCCGGCACCCCTGACTTTGCAGCGCGTCATCTTGACGCGCTTTTATCATCAGGACATGAGGTCGTTGGCGTTTTCACCCAGCCCGATCGCCCATCTGGCAGAGGCAACAAGCTCACCCCCAGTCCGGTGAAAGTACTGGCAGAGCAACATAACATTCCCGTTTTTCAGCCTAAATCTCTGCGACCAGCAGAAAATCAGGCGATGGTTCAGGCGTTAGATGCCGATGTTATGGTCGTTGTCGCCTACGGCTTAATTCTGCCGCAGCCCGTATTATCCATGCCGCGCCTTGGCTGCATTAATGTCCACGGTTCTCTGTTGCCTCTCTGGCGTGGTGCGGCGCCAATTCAGCGTGCACTGTGGGCTGGGGATAGCGAAACCGGTGTGACGATCATGCAAATGGATGTCGGACTTGATACCGGTGCAATGCTGCACAAAATTTCATGCCCCATCCTGCCTCAAGATACCAGCGCAACGTTGTACGATAAACTTGCTGAGCTGGGACCGCGTGGCTTATTGGAAACGCTGGAACAACTTGCTGATGGCATCGCTGTCGCTGAAGCGCAAAATGACGCCCTTGCCACCTACGCAGAAAAGCTCAGCAAAGAAGAAGCTCGTCTAAACTGGCAGTTATCTGCCGAGCAACTTGAGCGTTGTATTCGTGCTTTTAATCCTTGGCCTGTCAGCTATTTCACGGTAGATGAACAACCGGTGAAAGTCTGGAAAGCCGAGGTCATTACTACAGCACATAGTACATTGCCCGGCACCATCCTTCAGGCAGATAAACAGGGTATTCAGGTGGCAACAGCTGCGGGTATCTTGAATATTCAGGAATTGCAGCCTGCCGGCAAAAAAGTGATGAGTGCGCAGGATCTGCTTAACTCACGTCGTGAGTGGTTCGCTCCCGGTAATACACTGGGCTAATCTATTTTTCATACCGGCGTCATGCCGGTATATCCTCTCTTTTTTACGTATACGTCATCGCTAACACATGAAAAGCTCATACAATCTACGCAGTATTGCCGCAAAAGTGGTGGGACAGGTTCTGGATCAGGGACAGTCACTCAGTGCCTTATTACCTGTTCATCAGCGTGAAGTTTCCGAGAAAGATCGCGCACTTTTACAAGAGCTTTGCTTTGGCGTATTGCGCGTTTTACCTCAGTTGGAGTGGTGTATTCAGCAGCTGATGGCAAAACCCCTGACGGGCAAACAACGCACGCTGCATTACCTCATCATGGTCGGCATTTACCAATTGCACTACACTCGAATCCCGCCACATGCGGCTCTGGCAGAAACGGTAGAAGGTGCCGTCGCACTAAAACGGCCACAGCTCAAGGGGCTGATTAATGGCGTATTGCGTCAATTCCAGCGCCAGCAGGAAGAACTCATTCAGCGTGAAGCAACTCACTCATCTCACTACCTGCATCCAAGCTGGTTGCTGGAACGTATTGAGCATGCCTATCCAAATCACTGGCAAAGCATCGTTGAGGCAAATAACCAGCGCCCTCCGATGTGGCTACGTGTGAATCGGTTACATCATACGCGGGAAGCGTACTTAAATTTACTGGCGCAAGAGGGAATCGAAGCATTTCCTCATACTGAATACTCCGATGCGATACGGTTAGCTTCTCCCTGCGCCGTCGATCAATTACCGGGCTTTTCACAAGGATGGGCAACGGTGCAGGATGCTTCTGCTCAAGGCTGCGTCTATTGGCTCGATCCACAAAATGGCGAACAGATCCTCGATCTCTGCGCTGCACCCGGTGGAAAAACGACGCACATTTTAGAAGCTGCACCCAAATCTCACGTGCTCGCTGTCGATATTGATGAGACGCGTTTAAGTCGGGTAAAAGAAAATTTACTGCGATTACAAATGCATGCAGAAGTGAAACAAGGTGATGGGCGTTACCCCGATTCGTGGTGTGAAGGGCGCATGTTTGATCGTATTCTGTTGGATGCTCCTTGTTCCGCCACTGGCGTGATTCGTCGTCATCCTGATATCAAATGGCTACGCCGGGACAGAGATATCGAGGAGTTGGTTGCACTGCAAAAAGAAATTCTTGACGCCATTTGGCCACATCTCAAAGCAGGCGGCACAATGGTCTACGCCACTTGCTCCATTCTGCCGCAAGAAAACGCCCAACAAGTTACGGATTTCCTGACTCGCCATACCGATGCAACACTGGTTGATACAGGAACACAAGAACAGCCAGGCATACAGATGCTTCCTCATGCTGATGGTGGCGATGGTTTCTTTTATGCGAAGCTGGTAAAAAACTGATATTGAACCCAGTATTGTCTGCAACAGGCAGCAATCAATAAACGGCATGGCTTATTATGAAAATTATCATCCTTGGCGCGGGTCAGGTCGGCGGAACACTGGCAGAAAATCTAGCAGGTGAAAACAACGACATCACTGTCGTTGATACTGATGCAAACCGGTTACGCCAGCTTCAGGATAAGTTTGATCTGCGTGTCGTTACTGGCTATGCCTCTCATCCGCGAGTGCTACGTGAAGCAGGAGCGGAAGATGCGGATATGCTGGTCGCCGTTACCAATTCAGATGAAACGAATATGGTAGCCTGCCAGATCGCTTATTCTCTTTTCAAAACACCAAACCGGATCGCGCGCATCCGTGCTGCCGAATACATCCGTGAATCAGAACAGCTGTTTTTACCCGAAGCGGTTCCCATCGACCACTTGATCTCCCCAGAACAACTGGTGATCGATAACATCTACAAACTGATCGAATATCCCGGAGCGCTCCAGGTCGTCAACTTCGCCGAAGGCAAAGTGAGTCTTGCTGCGGTTAATGCCTATTATGGCGGCCCGCTGGTTGGCAATGCCCTCACCTCTCTTCGTGAACACATTCCCCATGTAGATACCCGCGTTGCGGCTATTTTCCGTCACGATCGTCCGATTCGCCCACAGGGTTCCACTATCATCGAAGCCGGTGACGAAGTGTTTTTTGTTGCTGCCTCCCAACATATTCGCGCAGTGATGAGCGAATTGCAGCGCCTTGAGAAACCGTATAAAAGGATCATGATCGTTGGCGGAGGTAACGTCGGTGCAGGATTAGCCCAGCGGTTAGAAAAAGACTACAGCATCAAGTTGATAGAACGAAATGCAGATCGTGCAGCAGAGCTGGCTGAGCTTCTGCAAAATACGGTGGTATTTCATGGCGATGCTTCAGACCAGGAACTCCTTGCCGAAGAACATATTGAGCAGATTGATGTATTCATCGCCATTACCAATGATGACGAAGCGAATATTATGTCAGCGATGCTGGCCAAACGTATGGGTGCGAAAAAAGTAATGGTGCTCATCCAACGTCGAGCTTATGTCGATCTGGTCCAGGGTAGCGTCATTGATGTCGCTATCTCCCCACAGCAGGCAACCATTTCTGCGCTACTCAGCCACGTCCGTAAGGCAGATATCGTTAGCGTATCCTCCTTGCGCCGTGGTGTGGCCGAAGCAATCGAGGCCATCGCCCACGGTGATGAAGGCACATCGAAAGTTGTCGGAAGAATGATCGAAGATATTAAGCTTCCACCTGGTACCACTATCGGCGCAATTGTTCGCGGTGATGACGTCATCATTGCCAATGCAAATAGCAAAATCGAGCAAGGCGATCATGTCATCATGTTCTTAGCTGACAAAAAATTTGTACCTGATGTTGAACGACTATTTCAACCAAGTCCCTTCTTTTTGTAATGTAGGAACAGATTTATCACGAATCGATAATCTGGCAAAGATACGGCTATTGGTTAGAATTAATTTATATTTTTGGCAAGGAGAACAGATATGAGCATCATCAAAGAATTCAGAGAGTTTGCCATGCGTGGCAATGTTGTCGATTTGGCGGTGGGTGTCATTATTGGTGCTGCTTTCGGCAAAATTGTCTCTTCGCTGGTATCAGATATTATTATGCCGCCACTTGGGCTTTTGATTGGCGGGGTCGATTTTAAACAATTCAGCCTAATTCTTCGTGATGCCCAAGGCGAAATTCCCGCCGTTGTCATGAACTATGGCGCTTTCATTCAAAATATTTTCGACTTTGTCATCGTCGCTTTCGCGATCTTTATGGCAATCAAACTCATGAACAAGCTACGCCGCAAGCAGGAGGATGTACCTGCCGCACCGCCGAAGCCTAGCGCTGAAGAGAAACTGTTAGCTGAAATTCGCGACTTATTGAAAGAACAACAGCCTAAACAATAAGAACTGAGCTTTTATTAATTCTTACTTTCGCTACACAAAAAGCAGAAAGGCCAGAGGTAAATAATCACTTGATTGCTTACCACTGGCCTCCCAACTACCTTTCTTCACATGTTTTTCTTTTCTACGATAACTTCCTTTACCTTTTTCATTCACTTCAATACGTTGGCGAAACAGTGGGTCATGTAACAGTGCCTCAATGGCGTTGTCCTGAATTTTCCCACGCTTATGACGATATGTGGTCATCATCACTCCTAAGAAAGTTGGGTTAATAAGCTGTATATGTATCAATAAATCAGGCGGAGTATATAGCCGAAATGGAAAGATGAGAATAGCAATCTGGAGAATTCTTCTGGCAGCTAGAACTTTTCATTGAACTGTGTTTTGTATTCCTGATGTAGAAAATCAGTATTGATCCCTTTCTGCTGCAAGCTCATTTCCAACATACGCAAGCGTCGAGAAGCTTTTTCGTATTCAGGAGAATCACGGGATATCGTTTCAAGAAAGTCGGTTAGTTGTAAAGCGTCTTTCCTTTCTTGAAGTTCTACAGGCAAATAGCCAGCATTCTTGAGTAGCCGATAGGCGGTTCTTAGTTCCTGTGGTATGCCACTATCATCATCAAGAATCAAAGGGCTGCCGGAACCTGAAAGATTGTCAAAAACACCGTCTTCCTGAGCCTTGCGGATACATTTTTCAACTAACTCATCAATCAACCACATGGCAATCTCTCACCTGTTTTCATTAATGGAGCTTAGTTTATTTCAGATGTAAAAAAACCGGGTTTCCCCGGTTTTTTTATGCTCTTACAGATTACTCTGCAGTAGCAACTTCTTCTGTCTGAGAGACTGAGCGATCAACGAGCTCGATGTATGCCATCGGCGCATTGTCACCAGCACGGAAGCCACACTTCAGAATACGAGTGTAACCACCGGCACGGCTCGCGAAACGCGGGCCCAGTTCATTAAACAGTTTTGCCACGATCTCGTTATCACGAGTACGGGCGAATGCCAGACGACGATTAGCAACGCTGTCGGTCTTGGCAAGAGTAATCAGCGGTTCAACAACGCGACGCAGCTCTTTCGCTTTCGGCAGGGTCGTCTTGATGATTTCATGACGAACCAAAGAACTAGCCATGTTACGGAACATAGCCTGACGATGGCTGCTGTTACGGTTCAGTTGACGACCACTCTTACGATGGCGCATGACCTTATCCTTCTCAGTAAAACCTTAACCTGTGATCTGGTTACTCATCAGCAATGCTTGCCGGTGGCCAGTTTTCCAGGCGCATGCCCAGAGACAGACCACGGGAAGCCAGTACGTCTTTAATCTCAGTAAGAGATTTTTTACCCAGGTTAGGCGTTTTAAGCAGCTCAACCTCGGTACGCTGTACCAGATCACCGATGTAGTGGATAGCTTCTGCCTTAAGGCAGTTAGCAGAGCGGACAGTCAATTCCAGATCGTCAACAGGGCGCAGCAGAATCGGATCGAATTCTGGTTTCTCTTCTTTAACTTCTGGCTGACGAACATCACGTAAGTCAACAAAAGCTTCAAGTTGTTCGGCCAGAATGGTAGCCGCACGGCGGATCGCCTCTTCAGGATCGATCGTGCCATTGGTTTCCATTTCGATGACTAGCTTGTCCAAGTCAGTACGCTGTTCTACACGAGCCGCTTCAACATTGTAGGCAATACGCTCTACAGGGCTGTAGCAAGCATCAACTAACAGACGACCAATCGGGCGCTCATCTTCTTCCGTATGAATACGGGCAGATGCCGGCACATAACCACGACCACGTTGAACTTTGATACGCATACTAATAGATGCGTTCTCATCGGTCAGATGGCAAATTAAGTGCTGCGGCTTGACGATTTCGACATCACCATCATGGATGATGTCGGCTGCAGTCACAGGGCCAATGCCAGATTTATTCAGGGTAAGAATAACTTCATCTTTGCCTTGAACTCTCACCGCCAGCCCTTTCAGGTTGAGCAGGATTTCCAGGATATCTTCCTGTACGCCTTCTTTGGTGCTGTACTCATGCAGTACACCATCAATCTCAACCTCGGTCACCGCGCAACCTGGCATGGATGAAAGCAGAATACGGCGCAGTGCGTTGCCAAGAGTATGGCCGAAGCCTCGCTCTAATGGCTCAAGGGTCACCTTGGCGTGCGTCGAACTCACTTGCTCGATATCAACCAGGCGCGGTTTTAGAAACTCTGTCACAGAACCCTGCATTGTGTCCTCTCTTTGGTACTAAGCTTTACTTGGAGTAAAGCTCGACGATCAGGTGTTCATTAATGTCCGCAGACAGATCGGTACGTTCAGGAATACGCTTGAACACACCTTCCATCTTGGCAGCATCAACTTCCAGCCAAGTTGGCTTTTCACGCTGTTCAGCCAGCTCCAGA
Protein-coding sequences here:
- the tsaC gene encoding L-threonylcarbamoyladenylate synthase type 1 TsaC; the protein is MSDVSDELMIPVLRELHNQQVIAYPTEAVFGLGCDPDSEVAVNRLLALKQRPWQKGLILIAADFSQLAPYIDDSALSDEQKAMMFSTWPGPVTWVLPAKRTTPQWLTGQFSSLAVRISDHPLVKELCQRYGKPLVSTSANLSGQPPCRTAQEVSQQFGDDFPVLVGDVGGRMNPSEIRDVLTGELIRQG
- the fmt gene encoding methionyl-tRNA formyltransferase yields the protein MSDSLRIIFAGTPDFAARHLDALLSSGHEVVGVFTQPDRPSGRGNKLTPSPVKVLAEQHNIPVFQPKSLRPAENQAMVQALDADVMVVVAYGLILPQPVLSMPRLGCINVHGSLLPLWRGAAPIQRALWAGDSETGVTIMQMDVGLDTGAMLHKISCPILPQDTSATLYDKLAELGPRGLLETLEQLADGIAVAEAQNDALATYAEKLSKEEARLNWQLSAEQLERCIRAFNPWPVSYFTVDEQPVKVWKAEVITTAHSTLPGTILQADKQGIQVATAAGILNIQELQPAGKKVMSAQDLLNSRREWFAPGNTLG
- a CDS encoding DUF1488 domain-containing protein is translated as MNQAFQFPDRESWDDEVMAIRFPVLVNGFQQECLVSAELLQQRYGGDSPERWLALFREYRWDLEDELEKMIVAEEWDDEGYYSLS
- the smg gene encoding DUF494 family protein Smg produces the protein MFDVLMYLFESYIHNETEMRVDQDTLTDDLTRAGFDRNDIYSALSWLEKLADIQEGQTAPLYLANDPLAMRIYTQDEEMRLDAECRGFLLFLEQIQVLNLETREMVIERVMALETQEFDLEDLKWVILMVLFNVPGCENAYQQMEELLFEVNDGYVQ
- the aroE gene encoding shikimate dehydrogenase; this translates as MSEVTSFAVFGNPIAHSKSPRIHELFAAQTGITLTYQRVLAPLDNFEQMLRQYFRDGAGGANVTAPFKERAFAEADERSECAALAGAVNTLKRLSDGRLFGHNTDGIGLLSDLQRLALVKPLDRVLLVGAGGAARGVIQPLLAYGCTVVLTNRTFSKADELVKIFSGIGDIQAVALDDLQGQSFDLIINATSSGMYDSIPNLPPELISPDTGCYDMFYLPQLTPFLSWCVQHGAIRYADGLGMLVGQAAHAFKLWHGVMPDVEPVIGILKQELAK
- the rsmB gene encoding 16S rRNA (cytosine(967)-C(5))-methyltransferase RsmB — its product is MKSSYNLRSIAAKVVGQVLDQGQSLSALLPVHQREVSEKDRALLQELCFGVLRVLPQLEWCIQQLMAKPLTGKQRTLHYLIMVGIYQLHYTRIPPHAALAETVEGAVALKRPQLKGLINGVLRQFQRQQEELIQREATHSSHYLHPSWLLERIEHAYPNHWQSIVEANNQRPPMWLRVNRLHHTREAYLNLLAQEGIEAFPHTEYSDAIRLASPCAVDQLPGFSQGWATVQDASAQGCVYWLDPQNGEQILDLCAAPGGKTTHILEAAPKSHVLAVDIDETRLSRVKENLLRLQMHAEVKQGDGRYPDSWCEGRMFDRILLDAPCSATGVIRRHPDIKWLRRDRDIEELVALQKEILDAIWPHLKAGGTMVYATCSILPQENAQQVTDFLTRHTDATLVDTGTQEQPGIQMLPHADGGDGFFYAKLVKN
- the def gene encoding peptide deformylase — its product is MAVLQVLHFPDERLRITAQPVKEVNADIQRIVDDMFDTMYEEEGIGLAATQVDIHQRIIVIDVSEERNQRLVLINPELIEKSGDTGIEEGCLSIPETRALVPRSEHVKVRALDREGKTFELEASELLAICIQHEMDHLVGKLFIDYLSPLKRQRIRQKLEKLAKQNSRAR
- a CDS encoding DNA topoisomerase family protein, producing MAKPILFAEKKQEICPDCGSVLVIRSGRHGPFLGCSAYPECEFIRPLKAQADGHIVKVLDGQQCPLCQSTLVLRQGRYGMFIGCGNYPECHHTETIDRPDETAIRCPQCNEGTLLQRKSRYGKVFHSCDRYPDCQFTLNHKPIAGECPSCHYALLFEKKTAQGTKLFCASKLCGKPVAAEVDKNE
- a CDS encoding gamma carbonic anhydrase family protein; the protein is MSAKTFRRYNGISPILGERVMVDHSSVVIGKVTLGDDVGVWPLVAIRGDVNYIAIGARSNVQDGSVLHVTHCSEKKPEGNPLIIGEDVTVGHKAMLHGCQIGNRVLVGMGSILLDGAIVEDDVMIGAGSLVPPGKRLEKGHLYLGSPVKKIRPLTQEEIEGLIYSADNYVRWKDEYLAQDNE
- the dprA gene encoding DNA-protecting protein DprA, whose product is MLSTEIWLRMAGVRHLGTLRARVIVRKLINLKTFDHESLRTLGLSDEQIAQFCSYDRKSLEETLNWLSYPNHHIVTCEDALYPFLLNNIRDFPLLLFVSGSPELLASPQISIIGSRDSSAYGERWGGFFAQELAANDLTVTSGLAIGIDGIAHRAALDAGGRTIAVLGSGLENIYPKRHVKLAERICGAGGALVSEFPLAMPPFPTNFPRRNRIISGLGLGVLVIEASIRSGSLVTARYALEQGREVFALPGPIGNPMTEGTHWLIQQGANLVTHPKDILEQLVSELQWLSMESGQTISNEEEDGELPFADVLANVGDEVTPVDVVAERAGQPVPEIVTKLLELELAGWIAAVPGGYVRLRRAGHVRRTHVLV